TAAAGGAACAAGATCAAAAGCACTTGCTCTTCGAAAACAAATactttcttttgattttattgtttctatATCTTTCATGAAGAACTTTATGTACAAACTAAAGTATCTTACTGAAACTCTTGAGgcaaaaaatttatctataattGATGCAATAACTTTAATTGACAGCACAATGAAAATTTTAGCATCAATCAACTCTGATGATTATGCAATGAACAATTTCATCAATAGTGCTAAAAAGTTTGCCACCTTACTTGGAATAGACTCTGAAGCTAATTTTCGAAACCATCATCGTTGAAGATTAGCTCCTAAACGATTCGATTGTAATTCTACAATACAAATAGAATTTACAATGAAGTTATTTTACagaaaagagtttaaaatagttctcgataccattttaaaactaacaaatgaaaatttaaaaacatgtatattttcTATTGAATCATTATATCTATTGTTTTCTCAaccatttaataaacttaatatttcaTTGGGTAATGTACAGTGGCGGAACTACTGGACGCAGAACCCTGCGTTGCGGGGGGGCCTACCAGCTATAGGGGGCCCTcatacaacaaaaattatactctcaataatatttatactataaaactcttttccgcAGGTATAGTGGGccctaaaatataaaacttggataaaaaaaatgtcatccatcgtattaaaatatattgttcaaaaatttatttttgtattggAGTACGTAGTTTACATTTAAACGAAAAGTTGTAACCTTTATAAAATTGCATACGCAATTGAGAAATAAAGTACGATTATTAGCTGCGAACTGCCAGATGTTATTgtatagttaatttttatacCGTTATGTTGTGTTTGTGTATGAATTAGACAATTAGACTGATTTCGGtaaaagttcaatatttttaaaatataaacaatattatttgttatgtCGTTGCATATCAAGGATTATGATTCTATAATCCTTGTTGCATAtacaaattaacttttaaatgtatgttctcattttcaattttatatttaatcttCCGTTGTATTAAGTTAACTTTTCATTTCTTATTTTATCTGAATTACTAGTCTCCAATTTATTTAATCGTGTTACGAATAATAAAGTATTGTTGCACGAGAGTTTATTACTTcactgatatatttaataaaaggaaattaataaatttgtaataattaaaaattttacaacaggtactgaatttataaatttttaataatttagattttgacTCATAATAATGGAAAAGAAATTAAGTAGTACAAGCGGTGCAGCAAAAAGAAGaaagttaaaagaaacaaaagctACTTTAGCTAAATTGCCGAAGCTAACAACGTTTTTGAAACCAATCGAAAAGCGAGCGGAAACGGAAGTGGAAAGTCAAAACTCTGCAGAAGTGGTATGTATAAATCAGTCAGTAGAACATGATGATATCGAAGAAAACATTGCTAATGGTAATAAAAATGTGAACGAAGAAGATGTGAATAGGTCTCCGAGAAACCACCGAAATGAAGATAAGGAAGATTCAAACTCTGATACGAATGACGCCATTGaacaaattaatttagaaaaatcaagtGAATTATTTTCTACTGACATTGCAAATTTTCATGGTAAAATACTAACAAAagatattaagaaaataaatgtattatcgGAATCGTGTCGGCCAAAAGGTCCTTTTATACGCGACCCCTTGCAAGAAAACCGTAGGTTTTCCAaggaatattttaaaactaccaCAAAATATGGATCTATAGAAAGAATGTGGCTTTGCTATTCCCCAAAACTTGATGCCGTTTATTGCGAGCCTTGTTGGCTTTTCTCAGAAGAACGAAAAGCAAAGGATAACTGGCGTGAGCATGGTGTCAGAGATTGGCGTGgtctttctaaaaaaattaaaattcacgAAAACAGTCAACAACATATATTTGCTTGTTCCATTTATGAAAAATGGCGACATAATGAAACAATTGATAAAGATATAGAAGAACAAATACGATACCAATCAAATTTTTGGGTGCAAGTCTTAGAGCGGATAGTAAATATAACATTAGCACTTTGTAAAAATTCTTTGGCTTTTCGTGGTCATCGTGAATCATTTGACAATGAAtataatggtaattttttaacCCAAGTTCAACTTTAGCTAAATATGATAATGTTATGAAGCAAGTTTTGAGTATGCCAAATGgatctataaaatatttaagccATCAAATTCAAAATGAAGTCATACATTGCCTTGCAACGCATTTAAAAGCCACTCTTACTGCTGATATTATTAGTTCacctttttattcaattataatGGATACAACACAAGATATTACTAAAAGAGATCAGCTCAGTCAAGTATTTAGATacgtaaaaattattaaaaatgaaaaagatgaaaCCACATCAATTGAAATTAAAGAAGTTTTCTTGGGATTCACGGAAATATATAACCACACTGCTGCTGGACTAcatgaagaaattttaaatctgttagaaaaacatcatataaaattaagtaaCTGCAGGGGTCAAGGTTATGATGGTGCGAACGTCATGAGTGGGATATACAATGGGGTTCAGGccctttttaagaaaaatgaacCCAATGCTATGTATATGCATTGCGCAGCTcataatttaaatcttgttattaACGATGCGGTTAAATGTTGTGTTGAAGTTGCTTCATTTTTTGTAATGCTAGAAGATGTGTATTCATTTTTCGGAAATAGCATAAACAGGTGGGATCTACTATCCAAATATACAGGAGAATcacaaataacattaaaaaggtTAAATCCAACGCGATGGGCAGGACGATATACTTCTCTTTTCGCCGTTAAAATTCGCTTTCTTGATATAATAAAAGCTCTTTCCGAGATATCAATAACAAGTACAAAACGCGAAGAACGCGAAGAAGCAGTacgaatacaaaaaaatatgagcAGTTtcgaatttgtttttttatgcgTGCTTTTGTCTAAAATCCTTAATGAGGTACATATACCATCAAAATTACtgcaaactaaaaatttagatcTTA
The nucleotide sequence above comes from Hydra vulgaris chromosome 09, alternate assembly HydraT2T_AEP. Encoded proteins:
- the LOC136085257 gene encoding uncharacterized protein LOC136085257, yielding MEKKLSSTSGAAKRRKLKETKATLAKLPKLTTFLKPIEKRAETEVESQNSAEVVCINQSVEHDDIEENIANGNKNVNEEDVNRSPRNHRNEDKEDSNSDTNDAIEQINLEKSSELFSTDIANFHGKILTKDIKKINVLSESCRPKGPFIRDPLQENRRFSKEYFKTTTKYGSIERMWLCYSPKLDAVYCEPCWLFSEERKAKDNWREHGVRDWRGLSKKIKIHENSQQHIFACSIYEKWRHNETIDKDIEEQIRYQSNFWVQVLERIVNITLALCKNSLAFRGHRESFDNEYNGNFLTQVQL
- the LOC136085258 gene encoding zinc finger MYM-type protein 1-like, which gives rise to MKQVLSMPNGSIKYLSHQIQNEVIHCLATHLKATLTADIISSPFYSIIMDTTQDITKRDQLSQVFRYVKIIKNEKDETTSIEIKEVFLGFTEIYNHTAAGLHEEILNLLEKHHIKLSNCRGQGYDGANVMSGIYNGVQALFKKNEPNAMYMHCAAHNLNLVINDAVKCCVEVASFFVMLEDVYSFFGNSINRWDLLSKYTGESQITLKRLNPTRWAGRYTSLFAVKIRFLDIIKALSEISITSTKREEREEAVRIQKNMSSFEFVFLCVLLSKILNEVHIPSKLLQTKNLDLTTASGSLENASKNLKQYRKMFDSAKLEAVEIATSWQIPAIFFQKRRKIVKRHFDELSTDHRFDSSEEIFRINIFIKILDVVINELDNRFKGMQEAVQLFSCIHPNKLMVMKEREIISCAEAIQRKYSEDITTEFPLQMVMVKSMLHDEISKISSIRELADLLIVKLSTIAASVPQVITALLLFLTLPVTVASAERSFSKLKIIKNYLRNTIGRERLSDLAIFSIEAKAAGKMEMKNIITDFANMKSRRKVFTI